The proteins below are encoded in one region of Engystomops pustulosus chromosome 8, aEngPut4.maternal, whole genome shotgun sequence:
- the LOC140076309 gene encoding serine protease 53-like, giving the protein MRLLVAMFMFCSAVLQTASGTAAVCGRQGLRSRIFGGSDAAPGEWPWHTTMSYMAMPNCGGTLISEKWLITAAHCFDNTSSEKKRDPSLWKVHIGFTKMGYTPEESSAVTIIPSKIIVHENYTSYVQGNDIALVELSQPVSFTRFISPVCLPEKTHRFHFRSTCYATGLEDVPESVPLDSKRSLKKVAQMLIGWRTCNCIYNTHMRPEVSNPAKPGMLCILDTYGEKGPCLGDSGGPVVCNEDGAWFLAGAISFSQGCHLKDNPTIVTSVSFYQDWIQQVTNSSVTFSPQSINVTDDVDNDTCSDLLSNLTSGCGFLDIDTSGSVSPGPWPWQVDLWKDDRRACGGALISANWVITAAQCFIGPDSSDSPSDWSVTTASGTQAMRQFAVQKISIHGSFITPEQGNNVALVRLLTPAPLGPYTEPICLPQSSHKIPYNSSCWFSGNNDDPSDSQMKPSRGVKMDLVGPNECNCIYSHPNSQHSNVSILPGMICATRPEAMGDLCLRDFGGPLACKENRTWFLIGVQSFGGGCDTLLPEVFTDLAQYEKWISRETRDAAFRSQLDTQPTALDTDRCSFTSPRACGRSVTSPGPGADDVTDKTWPWQVSLQLYGSHVCSGVLIAETWFLIAAHCIPRYTTISDYTVSLSRQLQNRPNPREVTRKIKRVVVNPGYTSKNGKDDLALVEMFYGITFSDYILPICLPRDPALSPPTRCWVSGWGQLYPSDSSSSSSPHLRDLEVSLLDAKNCGAQGNSTENRGQLCAGAKQDNTFSCLMDSSAPLVCQPKPGGPWFLYGMTSQSSPPKMNSCPGNFTPVAPSLSWILEVVPIKDLRYLDSNKTERNDSDHTTQVNVTTETDGSCPGAHTQEGVTCAEHSTIQPPQDGSQQTNTTGISRAETLWWNRSTHGLLLLLVLGLCC; this is encoded by the exons atGAGGCTTCTGGTGGCCATGTTCATGTTCTGCAGTGCAG TTCTCCAGACTGCATCGGGCACGGCAGCAG TGTGTGGGCGGCAGGGGTTGCGCTCCAGGATTTTTGGTGGAAGCGATGCCGCCCCAGGGGAATGGCCATGGCACACCACTATGAGCTACATGGCGATGCCAAATTGTGGGGGAACTCTGATCTCCGAGAAGTGGCTCATCACGGCTGCTCACTGCTTTGACAA TACATCCTCTGAAAAAAAGAGGGACCCCTCACTATGGAAAGTCCACATTGGTTTCACCAAAATGGGATACACTCCAGAAGAAAGCTCAGCGGTCACTATAATACCATCTAAGATCATCGTACATGAGAACTACACCAGCTACGTCCAAGGAAATGACATCGCTCTGGTGGAACTCTCCCAACCCGTATCTTTTACAAGGTTCATCTCTCCCGTTTGCCTCCCGGAGAAAACTCATCGCTTCCACTTCCGTAGCACCTGCTATGCCACCGGCCTGGAAGATGTCCCAGAAAGTG TACCACTGGATAGTAAGAGGTCACTGAAGAAAGTTGCCCAGATGTTGATTGGCTGGAGAACATGTAACTGTATCTACAATACTCATATGAGACCAGAAGTGTCTAACCCGGCCAAGCCAGGCATGTTGTGTATATTGGACACTTATGGAGAGAAAGGTCCTTGTCTG GGTGACTCTGGGGGTCCTGTGGTCTGCAATGAAGATGGAGCCTGGTTCCTTGCTGGAGCCATCAGTTTTTCTCAAGGTTGTCACCTGAAGGATAATCCAACCATTGTCACTTCTGTATCCTTCTATCAAGACTGGATCCAGCAGGTGACCAACTCTTCTGTGACCTTCTCCCCTCAGTCCATTAATGTCACCGATGATGTGGACAATGACACCTGCAGCGACCTCCTCAGTAATCTGACCTCAG GTTGTGGTTTTTTGGACATTGACACTTCTGGCTCAGTCAGTCCTGGGCCGTGGCCGTGGCAGGTGGACCTGTGGAAAGACGATCGGAGGGCCTGTGGAGGGGCTCTCATCTCGGCCAACTGGGTCATTACAGCAGCACAATGTTTCATCGG CCCGGACTCCTCAGATTCTCCTTCAGACTGGTCGGTGACTACAGCCTCGGGGACACAAGCAATGAGGCAATTTGCTGTGCAGAAGATCAGTATCCATGGATCTTTCATAACTCCAGAACAAGGGAACAACGTGGCCCTCGTCCGGCTCTTGACCCCAGCACCATTAGGACCATACACTGAACCAATCTGCCTTCCCCAATCTTCCCATAAAATTCCCTATAACTCCTCCTGTTGGTTTAGTGGCAACAACGACGATCCATCAG ATTCCCAGATGAAGCCTTCCCGAGGAGTGaagatggatttggttggcccaaATGAATGTAACTGCATCTACAGTCATCCAAATTCCCAACACAGCAATGTGTCCATTCTGCCGGGTATGATATGTGCCACCAGGCCGGAGGCCATGGGTGACCTGTGTCTG AGAGACTTTGGGGGTCCACTGGCCTGTAAGGAGAACAGGACCTGGTTTCTGATTGGAGTACAGAGCTTTGGAGGAGGTTGTGATACTTTATTACCAGAAGTGTTCACTGACCTCGCACAGTATGAGAAGTGGATATCCCGAGAGACGCGAGACGCCGCCTTCCGCTCACAGCTCGACACACAACCCACAGCGCTGGACACTGATAGGTGCTCTTTCACAAGCCCAAGAG CATGCGGACGGTCGGTCACTTCTCCTGGTCCTGGCGCTGATGACGTAACAGATAAGACGTGGCCGTGGCAGGTCAGTTTGCAGCTGTACGGATCCCACGTCTGCTCTGGTGTCCTGATTGCAGAGACCTGGTTCCTCATTGCCGCTCACTGCATCCCCAG GTATACCACAATCAGTGATTACACGGTATCGCTGTCCAGACAACTCCAGAACAGGCCCAACCCTCGAGAGGTGACTCGTAAGATCAAGAGAGTGGTGGTAAACCCAGGATACACCAGCAAGAATGGGAAAGATGACCTGGCACTGGTGGAGATGTTCTATGGGATCACATTCAGTGACTACATTCTGCCCATTTGCCTCCCACGTGACCCGGCTCTAAGTCCTCCCACTAGGTGCTGGGTCAGCGGCTGGGGACAGCTGTACCCCTCAG acagcagctcctcctcctcgccaCATCTCAGAGACCTGGAAGTCTCTCTGCTGGATGCCAAGAATTGTGGAGCTCAAGGAAACTCGACAGAAAACAGAGGACAGCTGTGCGCAGGCGCTAAACAAGACAACACCTTCTCCTGTCTG ATGGATTCCAGCGCTCCCCTCGTGTGCCAAcccaagcccggtggtccctggTTCTTATATGGTATGACCAGTCAAAGctctccacccaaaatgaattcaTGTCCCGGAAACTTTACCCCAGTGGCACCCAGTCTGTCCTGGATCTTAGAAGTGGTTCCCATCAAGGACCTCCGCTACTTGGACAGTAACAAGACAGAACGTAATGACTCTGACCACACGACCCAGGTCAATGTGACCACCGAGACCGATGGTTCCTGCCCGGGAGCCCACACCCAGGAGGGAGTCACATGTGCCGAACACTCAACAATTCAACCTCCGCAAGATGGAAGCCAACAAACCAACACTACTGGTATCTCCCGAGCAGAGACCTTGTGGTGGAACAGGTCTACACATGGTCTCCTCCTGCTTTTGGTCCTTGGTCTCTGCTGCTGA
- the LOC140075846 gene encoding cardiotrophin-2-like: MLAVFMAMSVTIWLRGSAAAPLSGEEIITQIHGLATLYKTNSTLMLKTYLQYQGPPFSDINFSFPSWFENGLPTAAMGFKAWRCLCPGDRLLQAKQAFYAMSEFFQLVRDDQTALNPAASDLHQLLEIARRSSEALLSNLNQAMIMIGFQPPSTQPEPLSWTSTDDNTFKRKVRGYVLCREYKDWLMRLAMDMDRMKATRNRREIADCCRS; this comes from the exons CCGCTGCTCCTTTATCAGGAGAAGAGATCATCACCCAGATACACGGCCTGGCTACTCTATACAAGACCAACTCCACCCTTATGCTGAAAACATAT CTGCAGTACCAGGGCCCTCCATTCAGCGACATTAACTTCAGCTTTCCATCCTGGTTTGAGAATGGACTCCCCACCGCTGCAATGGGCTTCAAGGCCTggagatgtctatgtcctggggaCCGTCTTCTTCAGGCCAAACAAGCCTTCTACGCCATGTCTGAATTCTTCCAGCTGGTCAGGGATGATCAGACGGCCCTGAACCCTGCAGCTTCTGATCTGCATCAGCTCCTTGAAATCGCTCGAAGATCTTCGGAGGCGTTACTAAGTAACCTCAATCAAGCCATGATCATGATTGGCTTCCAGCCTCCATCCACCCAACCTGAACCTCTGAGCTGGACCTCCACCGATGACAACACCTTCAAGAGGAAGGTCCGAGGCTACGTTCTGTGCAGGGAGTACAAGGACTGGTTGATGAGGTTAGCCATGGACATGGATAGGATGAAGGCCACAAGGAACAGGAGAGAGATTGCTGATTGTTGCCGCTCCTAG